From the genome of Romeriopsis navalis LEGE 11480, one region includes:
- a CDS encoding DUF72 domain-containing protein encodes MNDIPFQLGLAIWGYKGWVGGLFPPGSPSRDFLSLYSRRFVCVEGNTTFYAIPSVETIHRWTAQMPPEFRFCPKLPKLITHNGALLPQLTAGLKFLERMQEFGDRLGPLFIQLPPRYGPRQFDDLNQFLQGWTAAAPDCPIALEVRHIDWFKADQTQKLTAVLEDLGVGRVLLDSRPIYTGKASPLLDDLPMAQREKKPRVPLQPCVTADFAFVRYISHPALDHNQIYLTEWAAQIQAWLKQGKQIYFFVHCPVEAHSPQIARHLQAMLEAADGVPVPPLPWDQLPDATALEAPSQLSLFDA; translated from the coding sequence ATGAACGATATTCCATTTCAATTAGGTTTAGCGATTTGGGGCTACAAAGGCTGGGTGGGAGGCTTGTTTCCCCCTGGAAGTCCGTCCCGTGATTTTTTATCGCTATATAGTCGGCGATTTGTCTGTGTGGAAGGAAATACGACGTTTTACGCGATTCCCAGTGTTGAAACGATCCATCGCTGGACGGCCCAGATGCCACCGGAATTTCGCTTTTGTCCGAAGTTGCCGAAGCTGATCACCCACAATGGCGCACTGCTACCCCAACTCACCGCGGGCTTAAAATTTTTAGAGCGCATGCAAGAATTTGGTGATCGGTTGGGGCCGTTGTTTATCCAGCTGCCGCCGCGTTATGGCCCTCGCCAGTTCGATGATCTGAACCAATTTCTCCAAGGGTGGACCGCTGCGGCACCGGATTGTCCGATTGCTTTGGAAGTCCGACATATTGATTGGTTTAAGGCCGATCAAACGCAGAAATTGACGGCTGTGTTAGAAGATTTAGGCGTGGGCCGTGTGCTGTTAGATAGCCGCCCAATTTACACGGGCAAGGCATCGCCCCTGCTTGATGATTTGCCCATGGCGCAGCGCGAAAAGAAACCGCGGGTGCCCCTACAACCGTGCGTGACCGCTGATTTTGCGTTTGTCCGCTACATTAGCCATCCGGCGTTAGACCACAATCAGATTTATCTCACTGAATGGGCTGCGCAAATTCAAGCCTGGTTGAAGCAAGGCAAGCAAATCTATTTCTTTGTCCATTGCCCTGTAGAGGCACATTCGCCCCAGATTGCTCGCCACTTGCAAGCCATGCTGGAAGCAGCAGATGGTGTGCCTGTGCCGCCGTTGCCGTGGGACCAATTGCCCGACGCCACCGCTCTGGAGGCACCGTCGCAATTAAGCCTATTTGACGCGTGA
- the purC gene encoding phosphoribosylaminoimidazolesuccinocarboxamide synthase: MSGEKLYEGKAKVLYTTDDPDVLLTRFKDDATAFNAQKRGTIRGKGEINNAISAHLFKLMAIKGIPTHFVDLPTPTDMLVKAVTIVPLEVVVRNIAAGSLCKQTGIPLGREIKPPIVEFYLKDDNLGDPLLTLDRIRLLDVSTPAQVEQLSAMALQINHVLCEFFDQCGITLVDFKLEFGVDRQGNLILADEISPDTCRFWQQGEPDPQKRVLDKDRFRQDLGNVEGAYQQVLEKVLKQAI, from the coding sequence ATGAGTGGCGAAAAGCTCTACGAAGGCAAGGCCAAGGTACTGTATACGACCGATGATCCAGATGTTTTACTGACGCGATTTAAGGATGACGCCACCGCCTTCAATGCCCAAAAGCGTGGCACCATCCGGGGCAAAGGCGAAATCAATAATGCCATTTCGGCTCATCTGTTTAAACTGATGGCCATCAAAGGGATTCCCACACACTTCGTTGATCTGCCGACACCCACCGATATGTTGGTGAAAGCTGTCACGATTGTGCCGCTTGAAGTCGTCGTTCGCAATATCGCGGCCGGCAGTCTTTGTAAACAAACTGGGATTCCCTTAGGCAGAGAAATTAAGCCGCCGATCGTTGAGTTCTATTTGAAAGATGATAATCTCGGCGATCCACTGCTGACATTGGATCGAATTCGGTTGCTGGATGTATCCACACCGGCACAGGTAGAGCAGCTTAGCGCCATGGCACTGCAAATTAATCACGTTCTATGCGAGTTCTTCGATCAGTGCGGCATTACATTAGTTGACTTCAAATTAGAATTTGGGGTTGATCGCCAAGGCAACCTGATTCTGGCCGATGAAATCAGTCCTGATACCTGCCGTTTTTGGCAGCAAGGGGAACCCGATCCACAAAAACGCGTCCTCGATAAAGATCGTTTTCGCCAAGACCTTGGTAATGTCGAAGGGGCTTACCAGCAAGTCTTAGAAAAAGTCCTGAAACAGGCAATTTAA